From the Helicoverpa armigera isolate CAAS_96S chromosome 27, ASM3070526v1, whole genome shotgun sequence genome, one window contains:
- the LOC126054831 gene encoding tissue factor pathway inhibitor-like, producing the protein MIVNRFKKRRRFSIRLFFRYSLTIRMSKLLIGLVATLLFNSVTSQSVLVQQQGQQQTGRARCQMPIDTGSCGALYILSLNNPTQRYAYDRISRGCVQFTYSGCGGNRNNFVSYQRCMTTCNPTQSTFNQLVNLVQYALTGQSG; encoded by the exons ATGAT TGttaacagatttaaaaaaaggaggaggttctcaattcgactgTTTTTTCGTTACTCCTTAACAATTAGAATGtctaaattattaattggtCTGGTTGCAACGCTTCTATTTAATTCGGTTACTTCACAATCAGTTCTAGTACAGCAGCAGGGACAGCAGCAAACAGgac GTGCAAGATGTCAGATGCCAATAGACACAGGTAGCTGCGGAGCTCTATATATTTTATCTCTCAATAACCCTACACAAAG GTACGCCTACGACAGAATCAGTCGTGGTTGTGTGCAGTTTACCTACTCTGGCTGCGGAGGCAACAGGAACAATTTTGTCTCGTATCAAAGGTGTATGACGACTTGTAACCCTACGCAGTCGACTTTCAACCAACTTGTTAATTTAGTGCAGTATGCGCTGACGGGGCAAAGTGGGTAG
- the Pio gene encoding cuticlin-4: MWRLLVMTALLATARSKQLPSSTELATTTVGTATEADTTAWPSSVAPLDTLTVSCEKDSMHVTVSLSSSHGRNSIYDTFNGIVYPAGLGSNSSCLREYVSEKGDLHYTLPLRGCNTMSNDNEDGTVEYYNNIIVQPHLRLVTGQGRGYHVRCRYRRRDLTHFHLYRPRADRLTNSLADDFSSDHTSDEFDEDSGLLPSVSMKIYKGDPEDKQVASNVRIGDILSLVVSLEKQRQFGLLVSECSVRDGLGWAEQSLIADDGCPLDGEIMGQFQYSSDRQTARVSFPAHKFPYTASVYYTCEVKLCDLKHPTDCEPCSHKRRVRRDDEGSPATVELFKGLYVNEADSPDNDEVTSEKKEDEICISQKNFAMGICIAGVILMICVIAAIAYILARRRNPKTYSRTGSSLYSGPYTNTGYSHTS, from the exons AATTAGCAACGACAACAGTAGGCACAGCGACAGAAGCCGACACCACAGCGTGGCCGAGCTCCGTCGCCCCTCTCGACACTCTCACTGTGTCCTGCGAGAAGGACAGCATGCATGTCACCGTGTCGCTGTCCAGTAGCCACGGCAGGAATAG TATATACGACACGTTCAACGGCATCGTGTACCCAGCAGGCCTGGGCAGCAACTCCTCCTGTCTCCGGGAGTATGTGTCGGAGAAGGGGGACCTGCACTACACGCTCCCTCTGAGAGGGTGCAATACTATGTCTAATGATAAT GAGGACGGCACAGTAGAGTACTACAACAATATAATAGTGCAGCCCCACCTGCGCCTGGTGACGGGCCAGGGTCGAGGGTACCACGTGCGCTGCAGGTATCGCCGCCGGGATCTCACGCACTTCCATCTGTACCGGCCGCGCGCTGATCGGCTGACTAACTCGCTGGCTGATGATTTTAGTAGTGATCATACCAG TGACGAATTCGACGAAGACTCAGGACTGTTACCTTCCGTATCTATGAAGATTTATAAGGGAGACCCTGAAGATAAACAG GTAGCATCAAACGTACGCATAGGAGACATCCTGAGCCTCGTAGTCTCTCTGGAGAAGCAGCGACAGTTCGGTCTGCTGGTCTCCGAGTGCTCAGTGAGGGACGGCCTCGGCTGGGCCGAGCAGAGCCTCATAGCTGATGATGG ctgCCCCCTAGACGGCGAGATAATGGGACAGTTCCAGTACTCCTCCGACAGGCAGACGGCTCGCGTCTCGTTCCCGGCACACAAGTTCCCTTACACCGCCAGTGTGTATTACACGTGTGAGGTCAAACTGTGCGATCTGAAGCATCCTACTGATTGT GAGCCGTGCTCTCACAAGAGGCGAGTGCGTCGTGATGATGAAGGGTCACCAGCTACGGTGGAACTCTTCAAAGGCCTGTACGTCAACGAAGCTGACTCTCCTGATAACGATGAGGTTACCAGCGAAAAG AAAGAAGACGAAATCTGCATATCCCAGAAAAACTTCGCTATGGGCATCTGCATAGCTGGAGTTATTCTGATGATTTGCGTCATAGCTGCCATCGCCTATATCCTCGCTAGGAGACGAAACCCCAAGACATACTCGCGAACTGGCAGCTCTTTGTACAGTGGACCATACACCAACACTGGGTATTCACATACCAGTTAA